In Humulus lupulus chromosome 6, drHumLupu1.1, whole genome shotgun sequence, a single genomic region encodes these proteins:
- the LOC133785742 gene encoding uncharacterized protein LOC133785742: MTDVENGVKQLVTKANLRLVGILAPHQDVRESTAGSATGEEIPEKHPDVSQPPRRRTTGVTIEEPSSTTRAAAPPAPSGKGKKKASKPSAPIDESSYENDMPSEEMFNLYSVPDAPAIKKKTSRRHRRESSKEPLVKKTRIEDPPAAGPSKNTTPPPSPLERQSLPVLAGSTPPPPAPIDQTQPAAPVQTGDDLSSRALKSAKERMTWILKHEHSREAMAGTESMDVDHILNRALNELASAMLTMTAGRLRSGVITEQSKAFEQRHAEELKVIEEKYTEQLKAAQKENAALLEEKNKLAEEMKQQQVALNKALEAKERYKESHLTNFREAKRLEAALIESRQEADKLEARINDLEKANTSNLERYKGTTSKCFHDFWKHNQGADFSYLSQCMRQTEIARCVALLEEEEGVKTPASHEISLATGIEGIENEVEAAVDQENPQDPPAS; the protein is encoded by the exons atgactgacgtagagaatGGCGTCAAACAACTGGTCACTAAAGCCAACCTAAGGCTAGTTGGgattctggcacctcaccaggacgtgagggagtcaacggcgggGAGTGCAACCGGTGAGGAAATTCCCGAGAAACACCCAGATGTGTCGCAACctccaaggaggaggacaactggagtgacaatcgAGGAACCCTCCAGCACCACGCGAGCAGCCGCTCCCCCTGCCCcttcgggaaagggaaaaaagaaagcctcCAAACCCTCTGCACCCATTGACGAGTCTTCATATGAGAACG ACATGCCATCCGAAGAGATGTTCAACCTCTACAGTGTGCCTGATGCTCCTGCGATCAAGAAGAAGACAAGCAGGCGGCATCGTAGGGAGAGCAGTAAAGAGCCTCTGGTCAAGAAGACTCGCATTGAGGACCCTCCAGCAGCTGGTCCTTCGAAAAATACAACACCACCTCCATCTCCCCTTGAGCGACAATCTCTGCCTGTACTGGCCGGGTCGAcccctcctccaccagctcctattGATCAGACACAGCCAGCTGCCCCTGTTCAAACAGGGGATGACTTATCGAGCCGTGCTCTAAAATCGGCCAAGGAAAGGATGACATGGATCCTGAAGCATGAACACAGCCGAGAAGCCATGGCTGGGACAGAGTCGATGGATGTCGACCATATCTTGAACCGCGCACTAAACGAGCttgccagt GCAATGTTGACCATGACTGCTGGCCGGCTCCGCTCGGGGGTCATCACTGAGCAATCCAAGGCGTTCGAACAACGGCACGCTGAGGAACTTAAGGTCATTGAAGAGAAATATACAGAGCAGCTTAAGGCGGCTCAGAAGGAAAATGCCgcattgctcgaggagaaaaataaGCTGGCCGAGGAGATGAAGCAACAGCAGGTTGCACTGAACAAAGCCCTTGAAGCAAAGGAGAGGTACAAAGAGTCCCACCTCACCAATTTTCGCGAAGCCAAAAGACTCGAGGCGGCCCTGATCGAGAGTAGGCAAGAGGCTGATAAGTTGGAGGCTCGCATCAACGATCTCGAAAAAGCCAACACCagcaatctggagaggtacaagggcACCACGTCCAAGTGCTTCcatgatttctggaaacacaaccaaggggccGATTTCAGCTATCTCTCTCAGTGCATGAGGCAAACTGAAATAGCCCGGTGCGTTGCTCTCTTGGAGGAAGAAGAAGGAGTGAAAACCCCAGCCTCGCACGAGATCTCTTTGGCCACTGGCATTGAAGGCATAGAGAATGAAGTCGAAGCTGCAGTCGACCAGGAAAATCcacaagaccctcctgcctcatga